ACAACCGCACACTCTGGATGAAATGCACGAAGCGCTGATGACCCTCAGTTGCGTCAGCGGCGCCGAACTTCGTGAGCACCCGCATTGGTTAGCGTGGCTGGAAGTCTTGGCCAAGAGTGGCCGCGCCAGCCGTTTGCAGGTTAGCCCGGATAACGCGTTGTGGTTCGCTATTGAACGCCTGACGTGTTTGCGCGCTGTTTATCCAGAGGCGCAAATGCACCCGTCATTAGAGCCATTAGCAGGCTTTGATGATCCATGGGACGCAGACGAGGCCACCATAGAAATCGTCCGCGCGCGCCTTGCCGGTTTTGGACCGTTGTCGCTGGCGGCGATTGCCGAGCCGCTGGCCTTGTCCGCCGCCCGAGTGAGTCAGGCACTGGCGCGACTCGAAACCAACGGCTATGTGCTGCGCGGTCGCTTCAGCCCCGGCGCAGTCGGCGATCAATGGTGCGAGCGGCATTTGTTGGCGCGCATTCATCGCTACACGGTGAAACGCCTGCGACGGGAAATCGAGCCAGTTTCATTGCAGGATTACATGCGGTTTTTATTTGATTGGCAGCATCTGTCCAGCGTCACCCGCAGCCAAGGTAAAGCCGCACTGCCGGAGGTGGTCGAACAGCTCGAAGGTTATTCGGCGGCGGCCGGGGCCTGGGACAGCGATATTCTCCCGGCGCGGCTCAAGGACTATTCACTGTTGTGGCTCGATGAGCTGTGTCGGTCGGGCAAAACAGTGTGGACACGTTTGGCCCCGCGCAACAAAACCGCTGCCTCAGCGCTGCGCAGTACGCCCATCGTGTTGTTGCCCCGGCGCCATGTGAATCTGTGGAGCGAACTCACCGAACAGCCATCACCCTCTGAGCTGTCGTTGCGCGGCCAAAAAGTCCACGCGGCATTGGTCAGCCACGGGGCGCTGTTTTTCGATGAGCTGGTTCAAGAAGCCCATTTGCTGCGCAGCGAATTGGAGACCGCGCTGCAGGAATTGGTCGGCGCCGGACTGGTAAACGCCGACAGCTTTGCCGGGCTGCGGGCGCTGATCACGCCGGCCAGTAAACGCTCGGCCCACACCAGCCGACGCAACCGTGGCGCTTTTATCGGTGGTATGGACGATGCCGGGCGCTGGGCGTTGCTGCGTCGTGTACCGGCTTCGGTGGACAGCGAAACCCTAAAGCAAAAACAAACAGCAGCGGCGACGCTGGAACATGTAGCCATGACCCTGCTGCGACGTTACGGCGTGGTGTTCTGGCGGATGCTGGAACGTGAAGCGGATTGGTTACCCAACTGGCGAGAATTACTGCGCACCTTCCACCGATTAGAAGCCCGGGGTGAAATTCGCGGCGGTCGGTTTATCAGCGGGTTGGCGGGCGAGCAGTTTGCGTTGCCAGAAGCCATCCCGCTGCTGCGAGAGATTCGGCGGCGGCCGCTGGATGGCAGCTTGATCCGCCTCTGCGGCGCTGACCCGCTGAATCTGGTCGGCACCCTGCTCCCCGGCCAAAAAGTCCCGGCGTTGGTAGGTAACCGGCTGGTGTACCGCGATGGTATTCCGGCAGCCGCGATCATCGCCGGGAAACCGCAGTATTGGCTGGAGCTGGAACCACAAGCTGCGGCGCTGCTTAGGGATCGGTTGCTGCATTGAAGCCTCACCGCGCCCTTCGCGAATGAATTCGCTCCCACCAAAACCGTGGTGCAGCCACTGTTCCCTACAGACTCTTGCGAAGGCGGTTTATACGGTCGGCGCCGGGCTCTCCGATCCGTCGCCATTGGTCACCGTAGGTTTGGCGAGCGCCGGTTGTTCTTCAACGCCAGGCTCACGTTGGGGGCTCATGACCATCTGTGGATAAGTTTGGGCAAAATGCACATTCGAGGTTTTATCCACAAGCTTTTTCAACCGCTCGTTGAACGCACGGCTCACGCCATATTGCCCGCCCGAAACGGTGCGGAATTGCGCAGTCAATACGACGCCATTGAGGTCCATGCGGTCCAGACCGAACACTTCCAACGGCCCTTGCAGATTGCTGCTGAGCAACAAGTCATCACTGATGGAGCTACCCGCCTCGCGAATCAACGCCATGGCCGAATCGATGTCGGTGTCATACGTGAACTGCACGGCAAAAAACGCGTAGGCGAATTGCCTGGATTGGTTGGTCACCGCCTTAATCTGTCCAAACGGCACCGAATGCACAAACCCTTTGCCGTCGCGCAAGCGCAGGGTGCGAATGGTCAAGCTTTCAACGGTTCCGGAGTGCCCGGAATCCAGGACTACCCAATCGCCGATGGAAATGGTGTCTTCGATGATGATGAACAATCCGGTGATCACGTCTTGAACCAGTTGCTGCGAACCAAAACCGATGGCTAAGCCGACTACACCGGCACCGGCCAGAAGGGGCGCGACGTTAATTCCGAGATTGGCCATGGTGGTGATCGCACATATCACCAGCAGAATGATTTTTATCGCGTTGCGCAACAGCGGCAAAATGGTTTTTATCCGGGTGCTGGGCTGATGCGAAGAGCGTTTGTTCATCGGCGGCTTTAGGGCTTCCTGAATCGCCGTATCGAGGATTACCCACAGCAACCAGGTGACCAGGAAGATCAGACCAATCCGACTCAGAGAATCACTGATAGCTCGGCCAACGGTATTGCCTTGAGCAAACTCCAGCAGCGAAAAACCCCAAATACGCGCCAACACTTCAATAAACGTCACCGCCAATGCGATGCGCAGCACTGCATGCAGCAGGCTTAGTAAACGAGTTTTATACACATGATCGTTGCGATCATTTGTCTGCAACGGTTTGAACAGGTGCTGAAACACCGTGCTCAAAAACACGGTGGAAATCAATAGGACGGTGGTCAGTAATGCACAGCGCAGAGCCTTTTGGCTGTCTTGGCCAGCGCCAATCAGGTGGATCGCCGAGACCAGAATCATCAACAGAATCGGCAGGTACCATACGCTGGAAAATATGTTCAGAGACTCTTGCAGCGCAGGTTGCCGCAAGCGGCCCGCCAACGAACGATCGCGAATCAAGTGCGCAACCGGGCGCCGTAATTTGATTACCAGCATGCAAAACACTACCGACGCAAACAGCCCGGTGAACACCGCGATGCTACTGGTGATATTGCTGCCCAACTGACGAGAGATCTGCGGGCTGGTCAGCGCATCGCTCAGCGCCGCGAGAAAGCCAATCAAGAATAGGGGTCGTGGACTGTATTGGCGGATGATGCGCACCGCAACGCGCTTGTGTCCGGCGTTGAACATCACGATGACGCACAGGATCACTGACGTCGAGACGATGCCGCTGCTGGTGGCATAGGCGAAGCACAGCGCCAAAGCCCGACCTACTGAAGCTTGCAGAAAATGGCTGACGTATAACGTCAACGGCAGGCTGATCACCGCAGGTAATGTGTACGCCAGCAAGTAGCTCAGCAGTGCTTGCGGACGGTATCGCGTGGCAAGGAATCGGTGCTGGTTGAGGCGCGCGGTAAAGAAGCGTCCTGTCAGCAAAAGCATCACAAACGCGCCCATCCACACCGCCGAGAGCACCAGAAAGTCACCGGCGATGCTGACCTTCGAGCGCGAGGTACGCTGATTCACCAGAACATCTATTTCATCGGCGGCGCGATCTGCTCGCAAGCGCCAAGCGTCAATCAGGTTGTTGTCCAGATCAATATTATTTTGGACGTTATCGATGCTGGAGCTTATGGCCCCCAACAAACCACCCTGCACCAGGATCTCAGGTTTGGCGGGAATCGCTA
The nucleotide sequence above comes from Pseudomonas sp. AB6. Encoded proteins:
- a CDS encoding mechanosensitive ion channel family protein produces the protein MCILFCAGIFNVQAAELPGFVLDAVGIATPATAADAATTAPAAPAAPKTAPATPAAAIPVPVAPVAIPAKPEILVQGGLLGAISSSIDNVQNNIDLDNNLIDAWRLRADRAADEIDVLVNQRTSRSKVSIAGDFLVLSAVWMGAFVMLLLTGRFFTARLNQHRFLATRYRPQALLSYLLAYTLPAVISLPLTLYVSHFLQASVGRALALCFAYATSSGIVSTSVILCVIVMFNAGHKRVAVRIIRQYSPRPLFLIGFLAALSDALTSPQISRQLGSNITSSIAVFTGLFASVVFCMLVIKLRRPVAHLIRDRSLAGRLRQPALQESLNIFSSVWYLPILLMILVSAIHLIGAGQDSQKALRCALLTTVLLISTVFLSTVFQHLFKPLQTNDRNDHVYKTRLLSLLHAVLRIALAVTFIEVLARIWGFSLLEFAQGNTVGRAISDSLSRIGLIFLVTWLLWVILDTAIQEALKPPMNKRSSHQPSTRIKTILPLLRNAIKIILLVICAITTMANLGINVAPLLAGAGVVGLAIGFGSQQLVQDVITGLFIIIEDTISIGDWVVLDSGHSGTVESLTIRTLRLRDGKGFVHSVPFGQIKAVTNQSRQFAYAFFAVQFTYDTDIDSAMALIREAGSSISDDLLLSSNLQGPLEVFGLDRMDLNGVVLTAQFRTVSGGQYGVSRAFNERLKKLVDKTSNVHFAQTYPQMVMSPQREPGVEEQPALAKPTVTNGDGSESPAPTV